In a genomic window of Chryseobacterium sp. G0162:
- a CDS encoding glycosyltransferase, giving the protein MKKKIITSAFSNLYTDQRIEKVCRTLHENGYEIDLIGNDWNGAEEMQRPYPFSRIHLDSKSLKTAYFEFNWKLYHELKRKADQNTILHANDIDALYPNYLIAQKLNIPLVFDSHEIFSEMPAVQGKMSQKLWRYVEKTVIPKLTLMITASGSYAKWFQKKYGIYPVVVQNAPRKLESSVEIPENNPKILLYQGAINPFRGIDKVILSMHHINDVQLRIAGDGPRKKEYEELVKSEKLQHKVEFLGKLKPEDLRKVTATADCGMSIEENGGDSYLYSLPNKVLDCIQAKVPLILSNLPELQNIKDQFDIGELIKDHHPENIAAAIKKVLAKGRINYQPELEKASKVLCWENEEIKLLQVFQKASNALGFK; this is encoded by the coding sequence ATGAAGAAAAAAATAATTACATCTGCCTTCAGTAATTTGTATACAGACCAGCGTATTGAAAAGGTATGCCGGACTTTACATGAAAACGGTTATGAAATTGATCTGATCGGAAATGACTGGAATGGAGCTGAAGAAATGCAGCGTCCTTATCCATTCTCACGGATTCATTTGGATTCAAAAAGTTTGAAAACAGCTTACTTTGAATTTAACTGGAAACTGTACCATGAGCTTAAAAGAAAGGCAGATCAAAATACAATTCTTCATGCCAATGATATTGATGCACTATACCCAAACTATCTTATTGCCCAAAAATTAAATATTCCACTGGTTTTTGACAGCCATGAAATTTTTTCAGAGATGCCAGCTGTTCAAGGCAAAATGTCACAAAAACTGTGGCGTTATGTCGAAAAGACTGTCATTCCGAAGCTTACCTTGATGATTACAGCAAGCGGAAGTTATGCAAAATGGTTTCAGAAAAAGTATGGCATATATCCGGTGGTGGTTCAAAATGCACCCAGGAAATTAGAGTCTAGTGTTGAAATTCCAGAAAATAATCCTAAAATTCTTCTGTATCAGGGCGCTATTAATCCTTTCAGAGGAATTGATAAAGTGATTCTTTCCATGCATCATATCAACGATGTACAATTGAGAATTGCAGGAGATGGCCCCAGAAAAAAAGAATATGAAGAGCTTGTGAAGAGTGAAAAGCTTCAGCATAAAGTTGAATTTCTTGGAAAATTAAAACCTGAAGATCTAAGAAAAGTAACTGCCACTGCGGATTGTGGAATGAGCATTGAAGAAAATGGGGGAGACAGTTACCTGTATTCCTTACCTAATAAAGTTTTAGACTGTATCCAGGCCAAAGTTCCTTTAATTTTGTCCAATCTTCCAGAACTTCAGAATATTAAAGATCAGTTTGATATTGGTGAGTTAATTAAAGATCATCATCCCGAAAATATTGCAGCGGCGATCAAAAAGGTTTTAGCAAAAGGAAGAATAAACTATCAGCCGGAACTGGAAAAGGCATCTAAAGTCCTTTGCTGGGAAAATGAAGAAATAAAGCTATTACAGGTTTTTCAGAAAGCTTCTAATGCATTAGGTTTTAAGTGA
- a CDS encoding uroporphyrinogen decarboxylase — protein MNPEITTYIGYSASVFIVLSFILKDVRKIRVVNMIGCICFVIYGFFSGPLWPVIIPNGLICFIQIYHLLFGKKA, from the coding sequence ATGAATCCCGAAATTACTACTTACATCGGATACTCAGCCTCAGTTTTTATCGTATTGAGTTTCATACTGAAAGATGTAAGAAAAATCAGAGTTGTTAACATGATCGGTTGTATCTGTTTTGTCATTTATGGTTTCTTTAGTGGACCGTTATGGCCGGTTATTATTCCGAATGGGCTTATTTGCTTTATCCAAATCTATCATTTGCTGTTTGGAAAAAAAGCATAA
- a CDS encoding ATP-dependent Clp protease ATP-binding subunit, with amino-acid sequence MDYKFSQGLSQVFKQSKSEAKRLKSEFLNTEHLLLGIIKTENSAKEILQNLNADLTQIRRKIETLNTASLNPISEEVTNISFTKMADHAIKRAELECRQYKSNEINTVHLLLGILYKYEDPTSNILGAYDIDYEGVSREYQTMLKNSGQSPQMSAYDDDDEREEFEQMRKPTGNLGSAKSKTPTLDNFGRDLTSLARDGKLDPVIGREKEIERVSQILSRRKKNNPLLIGEPGVGKSAIAEGLALRIQQKKVSRVLYGKRVITLDLASLVAGTKYRGQFEERMKAIMTELEKNRDVILFIDELHTIVGAGSSTGSLDASNMFKPALARGEIQCIGATTLDEYRQYIEKDGALERRFQKVMVEPTSIEETIQILNQIKDKYEEHHNVIYTPEAINACVNLTSRYITDRFLPDKAIDAMDEAGSRVYIKNMKVPTEIIDFEKKIEEIKEMKQKAVKAQDYLEARKLKDEEERLQMELNAAQEKWDKDVKEKKETVSEENVAEVVSMMSGVPVTKVGKNELDKLAQMDEKLNGKVIGQEDAVKKVVKAIQRNRAGLKDPNRPIGTFIFLGTTGVGKTELAKVMARELFESDESLIRIDMSEYMEKFAVSRLVGAPPGYVGYEEGGQLTEAVRRKPYAVVLLDEIEKAHPDVFNILLQILDEGHVTDSLGRKIDFRNTIIILTSNIGTRDLKDFGDGVGFGTSAKKTTSDSRARSTIENALKKAFAPEFLNRIDDIVIFNSLVQDDIKKIIDIELNKLYGRLEKLGYKVELTEEAKDFISEKGWDKDFGARPLKRAIQKYIEDLLAEMLVNKQLNEGETVVLDLNEAKDGLVGKTSKPKKSSAAEKSSQS; translated from the coding sequence ATGGATTATAAGTTTTCACAAGGTTTGAGCCAGGTGTTCAAACAAAGCAAAAGCGAAGCTAAAAGGCTGAAAAGTGAATTTCTTAATACAGAACATCTACTTTTAGGTATTATAAAAACGGAAAACTCTGCTAAAGAAATCCTTCAAAACCTCAATGCGGATTTAACACAAATCAGAAGAAAAATTGAAACTCTAAATACAGCAAGTCTTAATCCTATTTCTGAGGAGGTTACCAATATTTCTTTCACCAAAATGGCAGATCATGCTATTAAACGTGCGGAGTTAGAATGCCGTCAATACAAAAGCAATGAAATTAATACCGTTCATCTGCTTTTAGGTATTCTATATAAATATGAGGACCCTACTTCAAATATTTTGGGAGCTTACGACATCGACTATGAAGGTGTTTCAAGAGAGTACCAGACTATGCTTAAAAATTCCGGGCAGTCACCACAAATGAGTGCGTATGATGATGATGATGAAAGAGAGGAATTCGAGCAAATGAGAAAGCCTACAGGCAATTTAGGCTCTGCAAAAAGCAAAACCCCTACATTAGACAACTTTGGTAGAGATTTAACGTCTTTGGCCAGAGATGGAAAATTAGACCCGGTAATTGGACGTGAAAAAGAAATTGAGAGAGTCTCTCAGATCTTATCCCGTAGAAAGAAAAACAACCCGCTTCTTATTGGAGAACCTGGGGTTGGTAAATCTGCCATTGCGGAAGGGCTAGCTTTAAGAATTCAACAGAAAAAGGTGTCAAGAGTTCTTTACGGAAAACGTGTCATCACATTAGATCTGGCTAGTTTAGTGGCCGGAACGAAATACCGTGGTCAGTTTGAAGAAAGAATGAAGGCTATCATGACTGAACTGGAAAAAAACAGAGATGTCATCTTATTTATTGATGAGCTACACACGATTGTAGGGGCAGGAAGTTCTACAGGAAGCTTAGATGCATCCAATATGTTCAAACCGGCATTAGCAAGAGGTGAGATTCAATGCATCGGGGCTACTACTCTGGATGAATACCGTCAGTATATTGAAAAAGACGGAGCTTTAGAAAGAAGATTCCAGAAAGTAATGGTGGAACCTACTTCTATTGAGGAAACCATTCAGATTTTGAACCAGATTAAGGATAAGTATGAAGAACACCACAATGTAATTTATACACCTGAAGCAATTAATGCGTGTGTCAACCTGACATCAAGATATATTACAGACCGTTTCTTACCAGACAAAGCAATTGATGCGATGGATGAAGCAGGGTCAAGAGTTTACATCAAGAACATGAAAGTTCCTACTGAGATCATTGATTTTGAAAAGAAAATTGAAGAGATCAAGGAAATGAAACAAAAAGCTGTAAAAGCTCAGGATTATCTTGAGGCCAGAAAGCTTAAGGATGAGGAGGAACGTCTTCAGATGGAACTGAATGCCGCTCAGGAAAAATGGGATAAAGATGTAAAAGAGAAAAAAGAAACCGTAAGTGAAGAAAATGTAGCTGAAGTGGTTTCTATGATGAGTGGAGTTCCAGTAACGAAAGTTGGCAAAAATGAGCTTGATAAATTAGCTCAGATGGATGAAAAACTGAATGGAAAAGTTATCGGTCAGGAAGATGCTGTGAAGAAAGTCGTAAAGGCTATTCAAAGAAACAGAGCTGGTCTTAAAGACCCTAACCGCCCTATCGGTACATTTATTTTCCTTGGAACCACAGGGGTTGGTAAAACTGAGTTGGCAAAGGTAATGGCCAGAGAGCTTTTTGAATCCGATGAGTCTCTTATCCGAATTGACATGAGTGAATACATGGAGAAATTCGCTGTTTCAAGATTGGTTGGAGCGCCTCCGGGATACGTTGGATACGAAGAAGGTGGTCAGTTAACCGAAGCTGTAAGAAGAAAGCCTTATGCTGTGGTTCTTCTCGATGAGATTGAAAAAGCCCACCCGGACGTATTCAATATCCTGTTACAGATTCTTGATGAAGGTCATGTTACCGATAGTTTAGGTAGAAAAATCGACTTTAGAAATACGATCATCATCCTTACTTCTAATATCGGAACAAGAGATCTTAAAGATTTCGGAGACGGTGTAGGATTTGGTACCTCAGCGAAAAAAACAACTTCAGATTCAAGAGCAAGAAGTACAATTGAAAATGCCCTTAAAAAGGCATTTGCTCCAGAATTCTTAAACAGAATTGACGACATTGTGATCTTCAACTCTCTTGTACAGGATGATATCAAGAAAATCATTGATATTGAACTGAATAAGCTGTATGGCAGACTTGAAAAATTAGGATATAAAGTGGAATTAACTGAAGAAGCAAAAGACTTTATTTCTGAAAAAGGATGGGATAAAGACTTCGGTGCAAGACCATTGAAGAGAGCCATTCAGAAATACATTGAGGATTTATTGGCTGAAATGCTGGTCAATAAACAACTGAACGAAGGTGAAACTGTAGTTCTTGACCTT